A genome region from Populus alba chromosome 5, ASM523922v2, whole genome shotgun sequence includes the following:
- the LOC118045749 gene encoding putative scarecrow-like protein 16, protein MQIPTLIDAIANRFEVPPLIKLTVAGVTEDVPPMLDLSYEELGSKLVNFAWSRNVIMEFRIIPSSYADGFSSLIEQLRVQHLVYAESGEALVINCHMMLHYIPEETLSDFPGSKSNPYSYESSCSSMSSFRTTFLKSLRSLDPTIVVLVDEDADLTSNSLESRLRSAFNYLWIPFDAVDTFLPRGSKQRQWYEADVCWKIMNLIAHEGLQRVERLEPKIQWIQRMRNADFRGISFAEDAISEVKTMLDEHAAGWGLKKEDDDLVLTWKGHNVVFASAWLPV, encoded by the coding sequence ATGCAAATTCCAACTCTTATCGATGCTATTGCTAATCGGTTCGAGGTGCCCCCATTGATTAAGCTTACTGTTGCTGGTGTCACTGAGGATGTACCGCCTATGCTTGATCTTTCTTATGAAGAGTTGGGGTCAAAGCTGGTCAACTTTGCTTGGTCACGAAACGTAATAATGGAATTTAGAATCATTCCTTCAAGTTATGCTGATGGGTTCTCTTCCTTGATCGAGCAGCTTCGAGTGCAACATTTAGTGTATGCAGAAAGTGGTGAGGCACTAGTCATAAACTGTCATATGATGCTTCATTACATACCTGAAGAAACCCTTTCTGATTTTCCTGGTTCAAAATCAAATCCTTATTCTTACGAATCTTCATGTTCCTCTATGTCCTCTTTTAGGACAACGTTTCTCAAGTCTCTAAGGAGTTTAGACCCTACAATTGTTGTCTTAGTAGATGAAGATGCAGATTTAACATCAAACAGTTTGGAGAGTAGACTAAGGTCAGCTTTCAATTATCTATGGATACCTTTTGATGCAGTGGACACATTTCTTCCAAGGGGTAGTAAGCAAAGACAGTGGTATGAAGCTGATGTATGCTGGAAGATTATGAATTTAATAGCACATGAGGGTCTGCAAAGAGTGGAGCGACTTGAACCGAAAATCCAGTGGATTCAGCGGATGAGAAATGCAGACTTTCGAGGCATTTCATTCGCAGAAGATGCGATTTCTGAAGTTAAGACCATGCTTGATGAGCATGCAGCAGGATGGGGACTGAAGaaggaagatgatgatcttGTACTCACCTGGAAAGGACATAATGTTGTATTTGCTAGTGCTTGGTTGCCTGTTTAA
- the LOC140955623 gene encoding uncharacterized protein, translated as MAEERATDEVGHGGTSDVDVKEMLLTIAEEMLLELEVPALDLEERSPVRAEWLPSGYADVVDSCARRRQRKNEMGLGKVEDDGCMEDGMGEGHSVVPVVAQASVAETSHHVIVAMAGKTDIAPSLDVSARNGVRTRNQKNRDRGGRHEVVRLMQKQRMDVCGLLETKLLPFRVVALHKFRLKHWQYFTNADTAVLSSTDKHNGEDVSLYETSDFHACCFDLGLHDVNFTGCHFSWTNGSVWSKLDRVMINPLWSSLNHSTHVHFSPPGAFTDHSPAAVRLGPLPSHVYGTPMYILCRRLKLLKVHLKELNRLHFSHISEHVARLESDLEQHQHALHRDMDNQLLHAHDSLLRSKLSTLKFTEKQFFSQKTKCTSLQHSDRGSKFFHALMGHNHQRNFISAITCSHGGLSNSLQQVGDEFVAYYQQLLGTSKAIIPIDSAVISCGPCLPSSSFDFLLAPVTQEDIRKAVFSISNDKAPGPDGYFSFFYKQAWSVVGGDFCSAVQDFFHSGSLLKQVNHSIISLVPKSVNTSSPSDVRPISCCNVIYKVIAKILAGRLAHVLKEIVSPMQNAFLGGRFMSDNINLVQELLHQYGRKRSSSRCLLKLMVTSMGSSWGKVALDRGTPFPHTYSFVVWNDVLLLSRGDPSSVQCLLNQLSLFGQTSGLDINPQKSSIFFGGVAGAQKQVILSMSGFKEGSFPFTYLGVPLSPHRLLASQFSPLLMDLKYICRNFLWTGDVTRSHPALVSWKTICMPKTEGGLGLFDLKAHNQSFIGKQLWNIHLKTDSVWICWIHHYYLRDSNVWLVQAHPSSSPLWKAIISVRDIISQSCGDSDESISLMCRWSSAAGPFLSHAYNFFRPVGPVVSWHRVVWETWSLPKYNFIFWLAIMGKLRTRDRLSFILLDLACVFCRHGMESHSHLFFACVWSGGLWAKIKSWLRIGRRMSTLNSAICGLSAQHCNMELRMRRVALAITIYLLWEERNRRIFEGKTREVDTVFRRFQIMFYTIYYFHETDPLNLQLG; from the exons ATGGCTGAGGAGAGAGCTACTGATGAAGTAGGTCACGGTGGAACCAGTGATGTTGATGTAAAGGAGATGTTGTTGACGATTGCTGAAGAGATGTTGTTAGAGCTAGAAGTACCTGCGCTGGATCTAGAGGAGAGGTCACCGGTGCGTGCAGAATGGCTCCCGAGTGGCTATGCTGATGTAGTTGATAGTTGTGCACGGCGAAGGCAAAG GAAGAATGAGATGGGTTTAGggaaggttgaagatgatgggTGTATGGAAGATGGAATGGGTGAAGGTCACAG TGTAGTACCGGTGGTAGCACAAGCCAGTGTTGCTGAGACTAGCCATCATGTTATTGTAGCTATGGCTGGAAAGACTGATATTGCTCCTTCATTGGATGTGTCTGCCAGGAATGGGGTCAGAACCCGTAATCAGAAGAATCGTGACCGTGGTGGAAGG CATGAGGTTGTACGCCTCATGCAGAAGCAAAGGATGGATGTGTGTGGCTTGCTTGAAACCAAACTGCTCCCCTTTCGAGTAGTTGCACTGCATAAATTTCGTCTCAAGCACTGGCAATATTTTACAAATGCTGATACGGCAG TGCTTTCATCAACAGACAAACACAACGGTGAGGATGTTTCTTTGTATGAAACCTCTGATTTTCATGCTTGTTGTTTTGATCTTGGTCTGCATGATGTAAACTTCACTGGTTGCCATTTTAGTTGGACTAATGGTTCTGTTTGGAGTAAGCTGGATCGAGTTATGATTAATCCATTGTGGTCTTCTCTAAATCATTCCACTCATGTTCATTTTAGTCCTCCTGGAGCATTTACAGATCACTCTCCAGCAGCAGTCCGTTTGGGTCCTCTT CCCTCTCATGTATATGGCACTCCTATGTACATCTTATGTCGCCGTCTCAAACTACTAAAAGTGCATTTGAAGGAGCTCAATCGTCTACACTTCAGTCATATATCTGAACATGTAGCTCGGCTAGAATCTGACCTGGAGCAGCATCAGCATGCATTACACCGAGACATGGATAACCAGCTCTTGCATGCCCATGACAGCCTCCTTCGCTCCAAGTTGTCAACTTTAAAATTTACGGAGAAACAATTCTTTAGTCAGAAGACCAAATGCACTTCTCTTCAACACAGTGACAGGGGCTCAAAGTTCTTTCACGCCCTAATGGGCCACAACCATCAGAGGAATTTCATCTCTGCTATTACGTGCAGCCATGGTGGTCTTAGCAATTCTTTACAGCAGGTTGGCGATGAATTTGTTGCCTACTACCAGCAGCTCTTAGGCACATCCAAAGCCATCATTCCCATTGACAGTGCAGTAATAAGCTGTGGCCCATGTCTTCCTTCtagttcttttgattttctcttaGCCCCAGTGACTCAAGAGGACATACGCAAGGCAGTCTTCAGTATTAGCAATGACAAGGCCCCGGGGCCAGATGgatacttttctttcttctacaAGCAAGCATGGTCTGTGGTGGGTGGTGATTTTTGTTCAGCAGTGCAGGACTTCTTCCATTCGGGCAGTCTCCTAAAACAGGTCAATCACTCTATTATCTCCTTGGTCCCCAAGTCTGTGAATACCTCTTCTCCCTCAGACGTCAgacctatatcttgctgcaatgtCATCTATAAGGTGATAGCCAAAATCTTAGCTGGTCGTCTAGCTCATGTGCTTAAGGAGATTGTCAGCCCCATGCAAAATGCCTTTCTAGGTGGCAGATTTATGAGTGACAATATCAATCTGGTGCAGGAGCTCCTTCATCAATATGGCAGGAAAAGATCATCCTCCCGCTGTTTGTTGAAG TTAATGGTGACATCCATGGGTTCTTCCTGGGGAAAAGTGGCGTTAGACAGGGGGACCCCCTTTCCCCATACATATTCATTTGTTGTATGGA ATGACGTCCTGCTCCTTTCTCGTGGTGACCCTTCCTCAGTTCAATGCCTCCTCAACCAACTATCACTTTTTGGGCAGACTTCTGGGCTGGACATAAACCCGCAGAAATCATCCATTTTCTTTGGTGGGGTAGCCGGTGCCCAAAAACAAGTCATTCTCTCTATGTCGGGCTTCAAAGAAGGCAGCTTCCCTTTCACATATCTGGGGGTCCCTTTGAGTCCCCATAGACTGCTTGCCAGCCAGTTCTCGCCTCTTCTAATGGACTTGAAGTA CATATGCAGAAACTTTTTATGGACCGGAGATGTTACTAGGAGCCACCCAGCTTTAGTTTCCTGGAAGACCATTTGTATGCCTAAAACTGAAGGTGGCCTTGGCTTATTTGATCTCAAAGCTCACAACCAAAGCTTCATTGGTAAACAGCTCTGGAATATCCACCTCAAAACAGATTCGGTATGGATTTGCTGGATTCACCATTATTATTTGAGGGATAGCAATGTGTGGCTTGTTCAAGCACATCCATCTTCATCTCCATTATGGAAAGCCATCATCTCTGTCAGGGATATCATTTCTCAAAGTTGTGGGGACTCAGATGAGAGCATTTCATTGATGTGCCGGTGGTCCTCTGCTGCTGGCCCATTCCTTAGCCATGCATACAACTTCTTTCGGCCGGTTGGTCCAGTCGTCTCCTGGCATCGGGTGGTTTGGGAAACGTGGTCCCTTCCCAAATACAACTTCATTTTCTGGTTGGCTATCATGGGCAAACTTCGAACACGGGACCGATTGTCGTTCATCCTTCTTGACCTGGCTTGTGTTTTCTGCAGGCATGGCATGGAATCTCATAGTCATCTGTTTTTTGCTTGCGTCTGGTCGGGTGGGTTGTGGGCTAAGATCAAATCTTGGTTGCGAATTGGCAGGAGAATGTCTACTTTGAACAGTGCAATTTGTGGATTGTCTGCTCAACATTGTAACATGGAGTTAAGGATGCGTAGAGTTGCCCTGGCTATCACAATATATCTTCTCTGGGAGGAAAGAAACAGGAGGATCTTTGAGGGGAAAACTAGGGAAGTTGATACTGTGTTCAGACGGTTTCAAATCATGTTCTacactatttattattttcatgagaCAGACCCCCTCAACTTACAGCTTGGTTGA